Below is a genomic region from Persicimonas caeni.
GGCGAGCTCGAGGGCCTCGCGGAGGGGCTGGCGGGCCGCCGATGGCTTGCCTGCGGCGCGCAGCACCGTGCCTTTGCGGTAGAGCAGGTGCGCGCGGCGGGCGGTCGCGTCGACCTGCGCGGCGGCGTCGAGGCCGGCGTCGACGTCGGCCAGCGCTTCGGTGTAGCGGCCCTCGGCGTAGTAGCAGCGCGCTCGCGCGCCGAGCAGCTTGGCGCGAAGCTTGGGGTCGTCGAACGCGCCGCCGAGGGCGGCGTCGACGACCTCGAGCTGCCGGCTCGAGTGGCCGTCGCGCGCTCTTCTGAGCCGGTAGGCGCCCAGCGCCAGGCGCGCAGCGGTGGCGTCGTCAGTGCCCAGCGACGCCCAGAATGCCTTCTCGACGTTGGCGAGGTCTTCGGCGCGGCGCAGCTTCTTGGAGTTGGCCAGCCGCTCGGCGAAGTAGCGCGCGTGTCGTCGCTCGAGCTCGTCGCGGCGCTCTCCTTCGAGCATCGTGTCGGCAAATTCGCGCGTCGTCGCGAAGAGCTGGAAGCGAAGGGCCCCGCGCTTGGAGCCCGGAGCGCGTCTGGTGACCACGAGCGACTTGTCGACCAGCGACTCGAGCACGTCGCCGACCCACACCGGCGCGTCGGTCTCGAGCACAGCCTCGGCCGCGGGCAGATCGAAGCTCCCGCGAAAGACCGACGCTCCTGCCAGGACCTCGCGCTCCTCGGGCTCGAGCAACTCCCACGACCAATAAAGGGTGGCGTGCATGCTCTGGTGGCGCACTGTGGCGTGGCGCGTCTTGCGGATGAGCGTGTGCAGCCCGCCGCCCTCGCCGGTCAACCGCTCGAGGATGTCGGCCGGCGCCACCACGTTGACCCGCGCGGCGGCGAGCTCGACGGCCAGCGGGACCGCGTCGAGGTAGCGCACAATCTCGGCGACCGCGGCGCGGTTGGTCTCGTCGAGGTCGAACTCGGGGCGCACCTGCCGAGCGCGGTGGGCGAAGAGCTCGACGGCCTCGTCTTCCGGCAGCGGCGAGAGCCGAATCAGGCGCTCACCGCGCAGCCGAAGCGCCTCGCGCGAGGTCGCCAAAAAGCTCACCTCGGGGGCGATTTCGAGCCACTGGCGCATGGCGTGGGCCGCCGGGTCGACCACCTGCTCGAGGTTGTCGACGAGGATCAGGCTGTCGCCCAGCGACGCCAGCGCGTGGCCCAGGCGCTCGATGCGCCCCGAGCCGGCGCCGGGCATCGCCTCCAACACCGGCTCGAGCGCCTCGGTCACACCGGTCAGAAACTCGTCGAGCGTGCGCGCTTTGGCCACGTCGACCATCACGACCTGCTCGAAGCGCTCGGTGCTCGCCGCGTAGTTCATCGCCAGGCGCGTCTTTCCCATCCCCCCGGTCCCGGCAATCGTGACGAGCGGCGCCTCCTGCATGCATTGGTCGAGCAGAGACATCTCTCGGGCTCGTCCGATGAATCGCTTTCGTCGGCGAGGCAGATTGTACTTCTGGCTAGACATGGATGGCGGCACTTAGGATGGGATTGAGGCAGACTTTTAGATGGGGTTTTAGATCTTTCAGGTCGCTTAAAGATCTAAAAATTACAAATTTAGTCGTCTGAAAGGTACAAGCGTTTGTAGTGTAATTCGTAGGGACAAAGCATTGCTTCGCCCTCAAAAACCATAACACGCGGACTGTTTAGAGGCGACCATGACTCGTTCGTACCAGCTCACTTCTCGCTCCTCTTTCAAGCTCACGATGAGCCTCGCCGGCTTGCTCCTCGCCGCGGTGAGTTCCACCGGATGTGGCGACGGAATGCTCGGTTGGGATTGGGGCGGTGACGAGACGGCGCGAGTCCAGCAGGCGCAAGCGATCAACGGGCGCTACCGCCCGCCGGCCGACGTGGCCGAGGCGGGTCGCGAGCAGGCCGGTAATATCACCTACGACGACGCCGACCAGTGCATCGGCACCGGCAACCCGATTCTTCCCGGCGCCGATCGCCTGGCGAGCTTTCTTCGGGACAATTTCGACGGCGCCAGCCGCTACGACCACACGGTCTACTGCCGGTCGGTGCGCGGCGGATCGAGCCTGTCGATGCACGCGACGGGTCGCGCCATCGACCTGTATATCCCCACCATCGGCGAGCGCGCCGACAACACCGCCGGCGACCCGGTGGCCAACTACCTGATTCGAAACGCCACCCAGCTCGGCGTGCAGTACTTCATCTGGGACAAGACGCAGTTCAACACCTCGCGCGGCTACACCGAGGACTACTGCAAGAACCGCTGCTGGGAGCACGGCGGCGGCAAGCACCCGCACCACGACCACCTGCACATCGAGCTGACCAAGTACGCGGCCAATCACCTCGACTATTCGGACATCCCGCCTGTCGACGGCTCGTCGGGCGGCTACTCGATCGACACCCCCGACGCCCCGCAGACGCTGAGCCCGGCGAATAACAAGTCGGTCTGGACCGACGACGTGACGCTGTCGGCCGAGCAGGTCAGCGGCGCGTATCGCTACGCCTTCGACATCGAGCGTTACGACGGAAGCGGGTGGGAGTCGTACTACACCTACGAGACCGACAGCGCCTCGAAGCGCTTCTGGCCGGCGAGCAAGGCGGCCTACCGGTGGCGCGTGCGCGTGACGACCGCCGGCGGCACCTCGGAGTACTCCGATTGGAGCACCTTCTGGTTCGGCATCTCGACCGGCTCGGACAGCGGTCCCGATAGTGGTGGCTCGACGGACACCGATTCGACCGATACAGGTTCGACCGACACCAGCTCGACCGATACGGACACGGCCCCGACGAGCAACGCCCCCACCGGCGCCTGGCCGACCGGCGGCGAGCAGGTCACCACCAGCAGCGTGACCCTGCAAGTTGACCAGGTCAGCGGCGCCTACGACTACGAATTCGACGTCCAAGCCTACGCAGGTGGGCTTTGGGTCGACTACTACACCTACGATCCGGATGTCTCCTCGAAAGAGTTCTGGCCCTACTACTCCGACGTCGCCTACCGCTGGCGCGCCCGAGCGCGCACCGCGTCGGGTTGGACCGACTACACCGACTGGAACGTCTTCCTGTACGGCAACGCCACCCACCCGAACGCCCCGGCCCAGCCGACGAGCAACGCCCCCACCGGCCTGAGCCCGGCGAATAACCAGCGCGTCTGGACCGACAGCGTCACGGTGAGCTGCGACGACGTCGGCGGCGCCAGCCGCTACGAGTTCGAGGTGCAGTACCACGACGGCCAGGTCTGGCGAGAGTACTACACCTACGAGCCGAGCAGCGCGTCGAAGAAGTTCTGGCCCTACATCGAGGACAACGCCTACCGCGTCCGGGCACGCGCCTATACCTCGTCGGGCTGGACGGATTATTCGGGGTGGAATGTCTTTCTGTACGGCAACGCGTCGACGCCGTGATTCAGGAGGCAGGGCATCTTGCCTTGAAAGCGAGTGCTTTTAGCTCTCGCAGACGAGGGCAAGATGCCCACGCACCGAACAAAGATCGCGCTGTCGTCGATCGGTGCGAGTGCTTTTAGCTCTCGCAGACGAGGGCAAGATGCCCACGCACCGAACAAAGATCGCGCTGTCGTCGATCGGTGCGAGTGCTTCTAGCTCTCGCAGACGAGGGCAAGATGCCCAACTCGACCCGACAATTCAGGCCGCAAAACCCGCCAGCGTCTCGACGACCACGTTGCCCTGCTCGTCGAAGTGTATCCACT
It encodes:
- a CDS encoding ATP-binding protein; this encodes MSLLDQCMQEAPLVTIAGTGGMGKTRLAMNYAASTERFEQVVMVDVAKARTLDEFLTGVTEALEPVLEAMPGAGSGRIERLGHALASLGDSLILVDNLEQVVDPAAHAMRQWLEIAPEVSFLATSREALRLRGERLIRLSPLPEDEAVELFAHRARQVRPEFDLDETNRAAVAEIVRYLDAVPLAVELAAARVNVVAPADILERLTGEGGGLHTLIRKTRHATVRHQSMHATLYWSWELLEPEEREVLAGASVFRGSFDLPAAEAVLETDAPVWVGDVLESLVDKSLVVTRRAPGSKRGALRFQLFATTREFADTMLEGERRDELERRHARYFAERLANSKKLRRAEDLANVEKAFWASLGTDDATAARLALGAYRLRRARDGHSSRQLEVVDAALGGAFDDPKLRAKLLGARARCYYAEGRYTEALADVDAGLDAAAQVDATARRAHLLYRKGTVLRAAGKPSAARQPLREALELADSLRDAPAIVKMRQIRAIVDYELGDFDSAAAELAHALELARRHAIEALEARVLVDLCRCQVPTGDLESAAHSLDGARSIDTAAAPRFQMRWLEAHGELEWYRGHNKRAYESFRRALDYASKEDWSKTSAGRRLNPLRFGLSALDATDDETSPEAYLRTVLQTVWDTEDIPDRVQARTRLAIIHLRRGEFREAVRLMRLATGEVDALESGRLRAHVRCWAAVAEAALGGRERAERLLDEARAGFEELGARALLDDVAYFLRAGDCLGQEGHASALELDDIVEDLSTRAKERRFQPQARIWRWVCYDHLLELAELFESAANSIAPQEGLMVARDGSAFRLPDGEHVDLSSRQALSLILAELARRRAAGEDDGISVDALSQVGWPDEKLTKSAGSSRVYTAIRTLRTMGLDGILLTGREGYVLDPELDFAWLE